The following is a genomic window from Drosophila busckii strain San Diego stock center, stock number 13000-0081.31 chromosome 2L, ASM1175060v1, whole genome shotgun sequence.
aattattagcaTTGTCATATATGGttgcacatatatttaattgatgaCCTGCTGCGGccggaaattgaaatttatggcaaaagtCTAATACGAACAGACTgcaacacgcatacgcactgttgaaCAAGCGCGTAACTTTTTGACTTTTGCTAAATACTATGTAAATTACGAATACAAAGAGCACAATGGacttgcatttatatttctccaattttattttgattttagctTATAAtcttattcaaattaataagctaaaaaatatgcgaaaattataaaataaataatgctttttaaatttttttaaacttaaatttaattatttttgcaaattttaactcattgacaaacagaaaaaatatacaaatttttttctaatattttttatattattttatttcattattattacttaaccctttttttattttattcacacGGTATTTTCAGCGACAATTTGGCGTTATGTTAATTACGCACAACATTGTCAACAATTCTTTACTATTATTGTTGACAAAACCAATTTCCCAGCTCCATGCTGTGCGCACACATTTCGATtatgacaaataaatttgcaaacgttgattttttgattaaattcTGTTTATTTGCCAAAACTGATTTAACAGTTTGTTAAAcctcaaatgcaaattgaagcaGACAGCGCTAAAAAGAGAGGGAAAGAGACAGGTAGAGAGCTACCTTGACATCACAGCAGgcaactcaattaaaatttattagcagcaTGATAATAAGCGtagttcatttatttatttaaagattaCTGCGCATTTGAAACAAGATGCAAAAAGCTGTAGgcgtaaaaaatatatatataacacttATGCATTAAAGCTTTTGACCTTTTGACTGTATAAAACCCTTGCGTATTCTTTAAGACAACAGACAAGCAAAAAGATTTCATCGAGTCAATAGCTTAAATAACAACCAGGGCAATCAGTAAaaggtaataaataaatatatatgcaaacagtttaatgaactgtaataaatattttttaataagcgCAGACAGAATCGAGTTAAGCTGCttactaattataataaaatttgaaatcaaataaatagaactgcaaacaaacttaaacaataataaatgtgtcaagcagcaattaaaatgtcaattcaaatcaatttgtggcaagtcaaaaatttcaaagctcAAAGAGTTCACAAACGTAAGCGAATCAAGCGatcaaaacaaaatagtttttaactAGCGCTGAGAACTCGTTTTGAGTTTCACTCAAaagcgcaatttatttaaacaattgaaaaagcTTGACGACGctcaaataagaaaaaataaacaagttgaGCAGCAACGCGACgttgaaaacgaaaacaaactAATTTCGTTTTCAGTTGTTCAGCGGCAGCGTAACGAACAAAACGTTTTTGTGTCTAtacaaaattacaataaaaaattgtataaaaatgttgaaacaaatgtttgcatttgtgcttATTGCCATGTGTTTAATGCACAGTGGTGAgtaattaagtatttatagaaaataaatatgcaatctGCGCAAATTAACgtacaaaaaattatagtgTAAATAGTTTTGTGTGTTAAATTTAAGTGGGTTAAAAGCTCAAATAGAAAAAACCAGTTTTTGTAACTAGTTTGTATGCAAAGGGCGTTCAAAAGTTGAAaactttgaaaatataaagaaatttatttgcgtAATAGAAAAcgtttgaaataaaaattttgtttgctataaaaaactattttcatagcttaaaacaatattaaaagtttttataaaaataatttaaaattccacaaattttgtattgaattttaataatgtgATGTCATctttaaactataaacaaataaaaaaaataacagcaacgaATAAATCaatgataaaaaataacaagttAAAGCACGTATTTCTACGtgtacaataaaaaatgtataaaaaataaaagacgcATATTgtgaataattatttgcttgttattattaaatttttacagGTGGGCGTTACATAATAAATTAGCACACACTAATAAAGTAGCttgactttttatatttttagctactgCCATCAAATGTTATCAATGCAAATCCCTAACCGATCCCAACTGTGCCAAGGATAAAATTGATGCCACCTCAAATATTCGTCAAGTGGACTGCGATTTGGTGTCCAAGCCAAATTTcatggagcagctgcaggccGTAACCAAATGCAACAAAGTTGTCACTAGCGGTAAGTCGaactcaatttgcatttagttaaCGTTTAACACCttgagcaacaatttatgaagTGATGTCATTGCGTAAATGAAACcgaaaatataacaaaacagTCGCCAAACTGAAGGTGAATGTCAATTAGCATAGCCTAAGCATTCAAGTtgagcaagcaataaaaatcaagaaTATTTCCTACACTATTCttgagtttttgttattgtttacttACGAGATTTTTGTAAAGCTAAGCGTAGGCTTAAAATAGCAAAGAATGagtgaatttaaatgaataaaaagtCTCGGAGATTTTTAATAACATCACGAGTTACAAGAGAGAAGAGAACTTAGAGAGACGTTTATCCGTTGTTCttagaaatatttgcttatgaCTCATTGGCGTTTGTTGATTGGATAATGATAAGCCTTAGAGCAtgagaaatatatatataaataattctatacagaaatttatattcaaaataaaattgacacATTTAATTGCGTAATAATGATAAATATAATATCAACAATTTCAAcacagcaatttaaattccatACAAAATTGTCAAAGTATAAGTGACTTTCATATTATAagttttttcttatttatacTATGGGGAATAGAGAAGCCCAAACTTCATTATTATATTCTAAGTAAAGTAGAATTTTTATTACGAAAGCATTAAAAGATTATTGAATGAAATCATAAGAGCTCAGACAGTTGCTCAGCTTACTGAAGCGGCAACTgccttataaaataaaatttaaatatgtaaatagcatattcaaaataattatgtttagaattattacatttatattttgacaGCAAGCACTTAATTAGCGGTAGTTTACTGTATTTAATCAACTGTAAGTCACAGTATTTAAGCCGATTAAATAGCataactttaataattattattagaattattacaatttttatttgatatcaAACACTTTACGCATTAGCATGAGTTCACTATAAGTAGTCAACTCGTTACTCTCTTAGTTGTGAGCAAGGCCGCcatatttgaaaaaatttggTGCAgcgaaaaaagcagcaaaagcaaaatgtaaagaagaagaagcagcaataaatagaAGCTAAttcaattgctttatttttcatttaattatagaTCGCGCTGGAATTATTGTATCACGCGATTGTCACTTCGAAGTTGTTGGACAAAAGGACAACGAATGCACCGTTACGCACAGTCGCCAAGTGGAGAGCTGCTTCACCTGCAAGGGCGACCTTTGCAACGCTTCGGGCGCTGCTCGCTTTGTGACGCTAACTGCGacagcgctgcttgcgttCTGCGCCGTGCACTTAGCGttgtaagcagcagcgcagcgcagctttataataaataatatacgaATTGCCCTTGTACAAATTTCtactaaacaaatatgtaatgaatgtatttaataaatatataacacaaCTTACCACATATATCTGTTAACATATTGCAAATCGAATAGTACATCATTTTTCCATTGCTCATCCCAATATTCTTTGCAGGCACTCAAGTCCATGTTCGGTcggtttattattaattgcactcaaacaaaaaattaacaaaaaacaacaactcactgcacaaaactttaattttcacGCAAACGTTtggatataaaaaaatatggcAGCGCCAAGTAACGGGACTTGACAGCGGCAAAAGTTAGACAAACGAAAATTCGCACACAGCTactaaatttatgaattatttacaaacaatatattaaataacgCGTTTTGCACTATGTTTTACAACTTGCAGCTAATTTGCAAACGattaaaacactttaaaattctaaaatctAAGCCGCGACACGCACTACATGAAGACACAGACGAAAAAGGAAGAGGGAGAGAGCAAGAGGTGCAGTATTAAGTTGGCTACGCACAGTTTGATGTAATCGATTTTGGaatgttaagcaattaattgttttacaacaaataaaaagcaattttactGTCACTAATAgttggaatttaaattttggcgctgtttgtatttatttaaactttgatTGTACATTCGCGCTGCACTGTTAATTAACATGCTCAGTTCAGTGCTGTTAAAGCGTTTATGTTAAAGCGCTCACACACGTCAGAAGCTGCATAACATACAAAACCAAGCATGATTccataagaaaattaaaaacatgaTTTTAATTCGGctacaatataatttaaattaaataagtatcATCgtataaagtaaaatttatttggatCTTTTAAATTGGTTTATATTCTGTTACAAAAAGTTGCTTAACTATTTTgcattacaataaaaatttgtaaatatattattcgcagcttaaacataaatattgttagaAAATGCACATGAATTAAACATTGAGCTTACAATAGTAACGGAATGTATGTGCTATAGACAAAGAACAGATATAGATATATCAAAGTCAGGACGGAGATATGTTCCAAGTGTTAAGTTTGTATTCGAGTTGGTTTAAAGGCACTTTAAAGATTATTAAATACGGTAGTTATTGCTCATAAGCGCTAACTACGGTGAACTTTTGCTATGGCTGCAAATTGGTTACCCACGGTTATTGTCGCAGAAAAAGCGCTACGAGTCCCACTGTAACAGTGCCCAGGAGAACTCGGAGGTAGCTGCTTTCTAACAATCCTGCTCCATTGCAGCCATCCTTGCTATTGCAGGTGCAGTACTCCATGAAGATATTATAGCTGCCCGTGCGCATCAGACAGAAACGTTCATCACCCTCGATGCCAGGCTCACCCATGTAGGCACAGCTGCGGAAATAACGCCACTCCCCATGCACCTTCTGTCTGATCTTGCGGCACATTGTGGGACGTACGCCTTTCAGATGCTCCAGCTCCGGTGCTTGGTGACAATCCGTTATGGCCAAGGTGCTATTATCAAAAGGATCGCCACACTTGGGATCGTTGTCCGAGCGGCAGTCCCAGCATTTTATGGCATAAACTATAGGCCAAGCCAAAccaaaaaattttaacatttataaattccTGTTGAATTGGCTAAACTTACCTGTTTGCAGCACACAGCAAAGCGCCAATGCGCTTAGCATGCATTTCTCAATTGTGCGCAttgtaataaacaattttaattaaacaaaactaaagttttaagcagcaataattaatgaaaacaaaacacgaGCACCGCCCTAAAATAACATGTAAAGCgctgttaagctgctgttaaGTTAATCGTTACTCGATAAGCATGACAATCGAGCAGAGCAGTCGCGCCAACTAAAGCCGACTTGAAGACGTACGAATTCAGTCGCTCATATATTATgctctaatttaatttttaattgctcaagttatttttatttagcgcaTTCATAAG
Proteins encoded in this region:
- the LOC108603320 gene encoding uncharacterized protein LOC108603320, translating into MRTIEKCMLSALALCCVLQTVYAIKCWDCRSDNDPKCGDPFDNSTLAITDCHQAPELEHLKGVRPTMCRKIRQKVHGEWRYFRSCAYMGEPGIEGDERFCLMRTGSYNIFMEYCTCNSKDGCNGAGLLESSYLRVLLGTVTVGLVALFLRQ
- the LOC108607867 gene encoding uncharacterized protein LOC108607867 isoform X1; this translates as MLKQMFAFVLIAMCLMHSATAIKCYQCKSLTDPNCAKDKIDATSNIRQVDCDLVSKPNFMEQLQAVTKCNKVVTSDRAGIIVSRDCHFEVVGQKDNECTVTHSRQVESCFTCKGDLCNASGAARFVTLTATALLAFCAVHLAL
- the LOC108607867 gene encoding uncharacterized protein LOC108607867 isoform X2, whose product is MEQLQAVTKCNKVVTSDRAGIIVSRDCHFEVVGQKDNECTVTHSRQVESCFTCKGDLCNASGAARFVTLTATALLAFCAVHLAL